The genomic DNA CGTGATTTTTTCGTATTCATACCACAGAAATTACCGTCAGGAATCACCCCCTGCAAGACTCAGCGACTCTCTCCTTCAGAAGCTCTCTGAATCTGGAAGAATCGCGCGATTTTTCCGAGAATCCCCAACCACACGTGAAATCAAGCTGTAGAGTGGCTTGTCCGGTTCCGAGTTAAAAAGTTGCCCGTCTAAGAAAAAAGGTTGACAACGACTTTTCAATCCATTATCGACACCGGCTGAGAACTATTAAGCATGTTGTGATTCCGGTTGTCCGGCCCTCTTGGCGGGGAAGACAGTGAATTATTGATGTAGAAGTAAAGGCTTCAGACCATGACTATCATGATCGAAACAAGGTCACCACATGGAGAGACCTCGGAGACGATGATTTTGGACACAATGAGCTTCGAAGAAGAAGCAACCTCCACGCTCGTTATGGCGATTGAGGACGAAGAGGAATTCGAAGGCTTTGAACTCGATGTCGACGATGAAGATGACGAGGACGATGAGTTCGATGACGACTTCGACGATGATGACTTCGAAGACGACGACGACTTCGATGACGACTTCGACGACGACGATTTCGATGATGACGATTTTGATGACGACGATTTCGACGACGAAGATGATGACGACGATGACTTCGACGATGACGACGACTTCTAAGTCTTCGCTATGAAACAAGATACACTTGAGCACACATTCTGAGGCCGCAACTGAATCAACCGCTCCCGATGCGTCTTCCTGCCGCTCATAGGCATCTCAACACTGAGACAGTTCCGTTCAGTGTTGCAAGCATGTAGACTACAATCACAATTGATTTTCCGCGCCGATGTGAGTCATTGACCAACATCGGCGTTTTGCTTTGCCGGGCACTTAAAGCTTTCAGCGAAACATTCCTCAACTCTTAATTCCCATTCTTTCCCATGTTCCAAAAAGTCGACCAAGCCCAGTTTCTCGAAGGCGAACACCAAATGTTTCGCTTCTGGCGAGATCAGAACGTCTTCCAACAATTACTGGAAAAGAACAAGGGGAAGAAGAAGTGGTCCTTCCTCGACGGTCCAATCACTGCCAACAACCCGATGGGCGTCCATCATGCCTGGGGCCGGACTTTCAAAGATGCCTATCAGCGATATTTCGCGATGACCGGGCACGAACTTCGCTACCAGAATGGCTTTGACTGTCAGGGTTTGTGGGTTGAAGTCGAAGTTCAGAAAGAATTGAAGCTCGATACCAAAGAGTCCATCGAAAATGTCGGAATTGATGTTTTCACGCGGACCTGCAAAAAACGTGTCCTCAAATTCGCAGCTCGCCAAACCGAGCAATCGCAGCGACTCGGCTACTGGATGGAATGGGACGACCCCGCCGAACTCCGCAAGCTTTCAGAAAATATCGACAGCGAAGATGAAGTGTCGCTTCGCACTCCCAAAGGCAAAACTGTCACCGGTCCCGCGGAACAACTCGTTTCCAAACTTGGTAACCCAGAATGGGGTGGCAGCTACTTCACCTTCTCGACCGAAAACAACGAAACCATCTGGACGTTCCTGAAGAAATGCTTCGAACGGGGCAAAATCTACCTCGGTCACGACGTCATGCCCTGGGGCGGACAAGCGGGAAGTGCGTATTCCCAAATGGAAATCGCCGATGGTCGTAAGCTGACGACACACAAGTCGGTCTTCGTGCGATTCCCACTTGTTGAAAACCCCGGAGACACGGAGACACGGAGAAGCGAACAAGAAAACTTGCCAGAATACTTGCTGATCTGGACGACAACCCCGTGGACGCTCACTTCCAACGTCGCGACCATGATCAATCCGGACCTGGAATATGTCCGCGTCAAAGCCCAAATCCGTGGCGATGAAGAGCCAGCAATCTACTACTTCGCCAAAGAGAACTTGAACTTCAAACGGCTTGAAAAAGAATTCAAAGAAGGCTTCGGCCGCCCCGAATGGCAATGGCCCGAAGGTCTCGGCAAGCTGAAAACCATCGCGCAGATCTTCAAAGAACAAGGTGGGTTCGAAGAAGTCGGCAGTGTTAAAGGTGCTGATTTAGTTGGCTGGAAATACCAAGGACCGTTTGACGAGTTGGAAGCCCAGCAGCAACCGGGCGGATATCCCAGTAAATTAGCCTCTGGTGAATCACCAGAGGCAAACTCGGACTTAAAGTCGTCGGTTGATTCCCACCGAGTCGTCGATGCCGGTCGTGACTTCAAAGGCAACGCAATCGTTGTTGCTGGCGAAGGAACTGGAATCGTTCACTCTGCTCCCGGTTGTGGTGATGTCGATCATAAAATCGGCATGGAACTGGGGCTTCCAGCAATTGCTCCACTCAAGGAAGATGGCAGCTTCGGTGAAGGATTCGGGCCGTTCACCGGGAAGAAAGCTGTCGATCCGGAGACGGTTTCAATGGTCCTTGATTCTCTGAAAGAGAAGAATCTGCTGGTTTACGTTGAAGAATATCCACACATTTATCCGCACTGCTGGCGGACAGGTGAAGAGCTCGTCTTCCGGTTGGTCGACGAATGGTTCATCAACATGGATTGGCGGGATGAAATCAAAGCGGTCACCGAGTGCATCAACTGGATTCCGGATAGTATCCAGGGAAAAGAGCGGGAAATCGAGTGGCTGAACACGATGCGGGATTGGATGATCTCCAAGAAGCGCTATTGGGGCCTCGCACTCCCGATCTGGGTGAATCCCGATGACCCGACTGATTTCGATGTCATTGGCTCGCTGCAAGAACTGGAAGAACGTGCCAAAGATGGCGGCGAAGGTTGGGACGAGTTCGAAGGTCACACGCCACACCGTCCGTGGATTGATGTCGTCAAAATCAGAAGCAAAAAGACCGGTGCGCTCATGCACCGCATCGAAGACGTCGGCAACCCTTGGCTGGACGCCGGCATCGTCCCGTTCTCAACAATGAACTACAACGGACGCAACACAGAATCCGACCTCAACTGGGACGAATGGTTCCCGGCTGATCTTGTCACCGAATGCTTCCCCGGTCAGTTCCGCAACTGGTTCTATTCGCTGTTGTCGCTGGCAACGATGATGCGGCACGACGAAACCGATGATCCGGAAGAGAAAAAACCTTTCAAAAACCTGCTCGGCCACCGACTCGTGATGGACGAAACGGGACAGCCGATGCACAAATCGGACGGGACTGCGATCTGGTTCGAAGAAGCAGCCGAACAGATTGGTGTCGACACGATTCGCTGGATGTACCTCGCTCAGAACCCGGCTTCGGATTTGCGATTCGGAACTCGTCATCCCGATGAACCTGTGACCCTCGAAACCCCCGAAGGACCAATCAACGAAACGCAAGAAGGGCTCCCCACCTGCAAAGTGACCAGTACCCCGGCGGACAACATTCGTCGACAAGTATTGATCCCGCTTTGGAACAGCTACGCATTCTTCGTGAACTACGCCGTCCTTGATGGATTCGATCCAAAGGCAGAGCAAGTTCCACTTCAGGACCGCGCGGAAATCGATCGCTGGATCCTTTCGCGTCTGCAAGAATTGACGCAAGTTGCCCACGATTCCTTCCAGTCGTTTAACGCTGCCAACTTCATGCAGGCAGCGACGGAATATATCGACGATTTATCGAACTGGTACATCCGCCGCAATCGCCGCCGCTTCTGGAAAGCTGTCGGCGAAGATCAATCCTCAGAAGATTCATCGCATAGCAGCAACGAAAAGTGGGACGCTGACAAACTTGCAGCCTATCAAACACTGTACGAAGTGCTGGTCACTCTCTCGAAGTTGTTGGCCCCAGCGATTCCGTTTCTGTCCGAACGGATGTATCAGAATCTCGTCGTCGAGGGTCTAGGTTCACGGGACAAGAGTAAAGAAGACAGTCTCGACTCTGGAGACTCAAGTCTGGACCATCCCCTCTCTGTTCACCTTACTGATTACCCAACTGTTGACGAATCGAAGGTTGATCCGGAACTCGACTCCCGAGGCCAGGCGATTAAAACGCTGGTTCGCATGGGACACCGGCTCCGCGAATCGGCCGAACTGCGTGTTCGGCAACCGCTCGCTGAACTCC from Thalassoglobus polymorphus includes the following:
- a CDS encoding class I tRNA ligase family protein, with the protein product MFQKVDQAQFLEGEHQMFRFWRDQNVFQQLLEKNKGKKKWSFLDGPITANNPMGVHHAWGRTFKDAYQRYFAMTGHELRYQNGFDCQGLWVEVEVQKELKLDTKESIENVGIDVFTRTCKKRVLKFAARQTEQSQRLGYWMEWDDPAELRKLSENIDSEDEVSLRTPKGKTVTGPAEQLVSKLGNPEWGGSYFTFSTENNETIWTFLKKCFERGKIYLGHDVMPWGGQAGSAYSQMEIADGRKLTTHKSVFVRFPLVENPGDTETRRSEQENLPEYLLIWTTTPWTLTSNVATMINPDLEYVRVKAQIRGDEEPAIYYFAKENLNFKRLEKEFKEGFGRPEWQWPEGLGKLKTIAQIFKEQGGFEEVGSVKGADLVGWKYQGPFDELEAQQQPGGYPSKLASGESPEANSDLKSSVDSHRVVDAGRDFKGNAIVVAGEGTGIVHSAPGCGDVDHKIGMELGLPAIAPLKEDGSFGEGFGPFTGKKAVDPETVSMVLDSLKEKNLLVYVEEYPHIYPHCWRTGEELVFRLVDEWFINMDWRDEIKAVTECINWIPDSIQGKEREIEWLNTMRDWMISKKRYWGLALPIWVNPDDPTDFDVIGSLQELEERAKDGGEGWDEFEGHTPHRPWIDVVKIRSKKTGALMHRIEDVGNPWLDAGIVPFSTMNYNGRNTESDLNWDEWFPADLVTECFPGQFRNWFYSLLSLATMMRHDETDDPEEKKPFKNLLGHRLVMDETGQPMHKSDGTAIWFEEAAEQIGVDTIRWMYLAQNPASDLRFGTRHPDEPVTLETPEGPINETQEGLPTCKVTSTPADNIRRQVLIPLWNSYAFFVNYAVLDGFDPKAEQVPLQDRAEIDRWILSRLQELTQVAHDSFQSFNAANFMQAATEYIDDLSNWYIRRNRRRFWKAVGEDQSSEDSSHSSNEKWDADKLAAYQTLYEVLVTLSKLLAPAIPFLSERMYQNLVVEGLGSRDKSKEDSLDSGDSSLDHPLSVHLTDYPTVDESKVDPELDSRGQAIKTLVRMGHRLRESAELRVRQPLAELRFACDNPATADALNHSHAVIADELNVKSVSLAENLDDLVSYSFKPNLKTLGPKYGKLLGAIRKELPEIDEAILAPLRNDEAVTLTLGGEEISLEPADVLISVEQASDWASADADGIQIALSTNLTDELIAEGMARDLIRQVQQLRKEANLEENQRIQVLWSTSDNAALINSAINTWSETIQTETRADSITESKNDGKQVNLGDASISLKISY